One window of Uloborus diversus isolate 005 chromosome 3, Udiv.v.3.1, whole genome shotgun sequence genomic DNA carries:
- the LOC129218836 gene encoding uncharacterized protein LOC129218836 — protein MVGPRVQPELFPILIQFRLFNVAICANVEKMFRQIKVHEEDVDWQRILWRESPNEPIKEYRLTTVTYGTSSAPFLSTRTLRQLAIDEQENFPAASRATRGHFYVDDLLSGSATKKEAIQLISELQEMMKKGGFSLRKWVSNDPDVLATISKELQAIDSKHRINDDQPVKILGIAWLPDVDKFTFTITVNEMDVWTKRKVLSEVAKIFDPLGWLAPTVIISKIFLQELSSHHLSWDEKLPDSLAKQWRTFQEQLPVLTNIKIPRCILIPQASDVQVHGFCDSSEKAYCAAIYIRSQDVTLAVTSRLLTSKTRVSPVKPQSLPRLELCSALLLANLLQATLPTLTVPISETFAWSDSKITLAWLKSEPRRWQPFVANRVAQIQELTPNVHWNYVSGLENPADCGTRGIPPTKLERGDLWFNGPDWLRSSTFPNGGFEDNPELQKDMSVEAKGTSKLVMLHVDDASFKAEFFQKFSSWNKLKRVVAYCLRFGKDCSLAADKRNKSFLTTTELHEAEKRIVRFIQQDHFLTEVYNLSAGKQLLSNNKINPLTPFYDDSGIIRVGGRLKNSMLSDSQKHPILLPKTDHVVNLIIADYHLKLLHAGPQLLQAALREKFWILSARDAVRRVVRKCIPCFRNRPRLAGQIMGDLPMSRVCPSSVFQRTGIDFAGPFLIRNSKGRGSRNTKSYICVFVCLATKAVHLEVVSDLSSKAFIACLKRFVARRGRPSDLFCDQGSNFYGASRELRKEFRQLMKENDVYQFLVTDNITFHFNPPSAPHFGGIWEATVKSFKFHLKRVVGATSLTFEELATLSSQIEACLNSRPLCALSSSPDDPSVLTPGHFLIGKALTAVLQPTVPDDISHCDRWRLLIRMIQHFWNRWSSEYLTLLQSRAKWRNSQKNLDIGDLVLIKHDNLPPLQWKLGKVTETFPGKDNQVRVVKVKTDTGELVRPIAKLCPLPIDT, from the coding sequence ATGGTTGGACCAAGAGTACAGCCAGAACTTTTCCCTATCCTGATTCAGTTTCGACTTTTCAATGTAGCCATTTGCGCTAATGTGGAAAAGATGTTCCGCCAGATTAAAGTTCATGAGGAAGACGTAGACTGGCAAAGAATTCTTTGGAGGGAGTCTCCAAACGAACCAATAAAAGAATATCGTCTAACTACTGTTACCTACGGAACATCCTCAGCACCATTCCTCTCCACGAGAACCTTACGACAGCTTGCCATAGACGAACAAGAGAATTTTCCAGCCGCTTCAAGAGCTACCCGTGGTCACTTTTATGTAGATGATTTGCTGAGTGGGAGTGCGACAAAGAAGGAAGCCATTCAACTGATATCCGAGCTGCAGGAGATGATGAAAAAGGGAGGCTTTTCTTTACGCAAATGGGTGTCAAACGATCCCGACGTACTGGCAACCATTTCAAAAGAATTACAGGCAATTGATTCAAAACACAGGATCAACGATGACCAACCTGTCAAGATTCTGGGAATAGCTTGGCTTCCAGATGTTGACAAGTTCACCTTTACCATCACCGTCAATGAGATGGACGTATGGACTAAACGTAAGGTACTTTCTGAAGTCGCTAAAATCTTTGACCCCTTGGGCTGGTTGGCACCTACAGTTATCATTTCCAAAATCTTCCTCCAAGAGCTGTCAAGTCATCATCTAAGCTGGGACGAGAAGCTACCTGATTCTCTGGCAAAGCAGTGGAGAACATTTCAAGAACAGCTTCCTGTACTTACAAATATCAAAATTCCACGCTGTATTCTCATTCCCCAGGCTTCAGACGTGCAAGTACACGGATTCTGCGACTCTTCAGAGAAGGCCTATTGCGCAGCTATATACATTCGTTCCCAGGATGTAACCCTAGCTGTGACATCCAGACTGCTAACATCCAAGACGCGTGTCTCTCCAGTAAAACCGCAATCTTTACCTCGATTGGAACTCTGTTCTGCTTTACTTCTTGCCAATTTGTTGCAAGCTACCTTGCCAACGCTAACTGTGCCAATCTCTGAGACATTTGCGTGGTCTGATTCCAAGATCACACTGGCATGGCTGAAGTCTGAACCAAGAAGATGGCAACCGTTCGTAGCTAATCGAGTAGCACAAATTCAAGAGCTGACTCCTAATGTGCACTGGAACTATGTGAGCGGTCTGGAGAATCCTGCTGATTGCGGAACAAGAGGGATACCTCCAACTAAACTAGAAAGGGGCGACTTGTGGTTCAACGGACCTGATTGGCTAAGGAGTTCTACTTTTCCTAATGGAGGGTTTGAGGATAATCCAGAATTGCAAAAAGACATGTCTGTAGAAGCTAAAGGAACATCCAAGCTGGTTATGCTGCATGTGGATGATGCTTCTTTCAAGGCAgagttttttcagaaattttcgtcTTGGAACAAGTTGAAGAGAGTTGTAGCCTATTGTTTAAGATTTGGGAAGGACTGTTCTCTGGCTGCGGATAAAAGAAATAAGTCTTTTTTAACAACGACAGAATTGCACGAAGCCGAGAAAAGGATTGTAAGATTTATCCAGCAGGATCATTTTTTGACGGAGGTCTACAATCTGTCAGCGGGAAAGCAGCTTCTTTCGAACAACAAGATTAATCCCTTGACTCCGTTCTACGATGATTCCGGAATAATTCGTGTCGGTGGGAGACTAAAAAATTCAATGCTTTCAGACTCGCAGAAGCATCCCATCTTGCTTCCTAAAACCGACCATGTTGTGAATTTAATTATCGCCGATTATCATCTAAAACTTCTTCATGCCGGTCCACAACTTCTCCAAGCAGCTCTCAGAGAAAAATTTTGGATTCTTTCAGCCAGAGATGCAGTTAGAAGAGTGGTAAGAAAATGTATCCCGTGCTTCAGAAATCGTCCAAGGCTCGCTGGTCAAATCATGGGAGATCTTCCAATGTCCAGAGTTTGCCCCTCTTCTGTCTTCCAACGAACTGGTATTGACTTTGCAGGCCCATTCTTAATACGGAACTCCAAGGGAAGAGGAAGCCGCAATACTAAAAGCTACATCTGCGTCTTCGTCTGCCTCGCAACGAAGGCAGTTCATCTTGAAGTCGTCAGCGACTTGTCATCAAAAGCCTTTAttgcttgtttaaaaagattcgtGGCACGCAGAGGTAGGCCATCTGACCTCTTCTGCGATCAAGGAAGTAATTTTTATGGAGCGAGCAGAGAGCTCAGGAAGGAGTTTCGTCAGTTGATGAAGGAAAACGACGTATATCAATTTCTGGTGACAGACAACATCACCTTTCACTTCAATCCTCCATCTGCTCCCCACTTCGGAGGCATTTGGGAGGCTACTGTGAAATCGTTCAAGTTTCATTTGAAAAGAGTTGTTGGAGCCACCAGTCTCACATTCGAAGAATTAGCCACGTTATCAAGTCAAATTGAGGCATGCCTTAATTCTAGACCACTATGTGCATTATCTAGCAGTCCAGATGATCCGTCTGTTCTGACTCCAGGACATTTTCTAATAGGAAAAGCATTAACAGCTGTTCTTCAACCTACGGTTCCAGACGACATCAGTCATTGCGATCGTTGGCGATTGCTTATAAGAATGATCCAACATTTTTGGAATAGATGGTCGTCCGAGTATTTGACATTGCTACAATCAAGAGCGAAGTGGCGCAATTCTCAAAAGAACCTTGACATTGGAGATCTTGTTTTAATCAAACACGACAACTTACCTCCATTACAGTGGAAATTAGGGAAGGTCACGGAAACGTTCCCTGGTAAAGACAATCAAGTTCGTGTGGTCAAGGTAAAAACTGACACTGGTGAACTTGTTAGACCAATTGCAAAACTGTGTCCCCTTCCTATAGACACTTGA